The segment GGTTGTGACAAAGTTTCTATAAATACAGCCGCAGTCAAGAGGCCGGAATTTGTGAAGGAGTCTTCCGATAGGTTTGGAAGCCAGTGTATAGTAGTCGCTGTGGACGCCAGATGCAAGGTTAAGACCAGACAAAAGCAGCTCTGGGAAGTATATATAAATGGTGGCCGCACTCCGACCGGACTTGATGCTGTTGAATGGGTGAAGAAAGTCGAGAAATTGGGCGCCGGAGAAATTTTATTGACGAGCATGGATTATGACGGCACAAAAGAAGGCTACGATATAGAATTGACCAGAAAAATAAGCGAATCCGTCAGGATCCCGGTGATCGCTTCCGGGGGCGCGGGAAACCTGGAGCACCTTTATCAGGCGCTGACGCAAGGCAAGGCAGACGCTGTGCTTGCCGCGTCGATATTTCATTATAGGGCGTATTCGGTGCGGGAAGCGAAGGATTATTTAAAGAAAAAAGGAGCGAATATAAGATTATGATCAAGATACCCAAAGATTTGAAGTTTGATGAAAAGGGGCTTATACCGGCTGTAATACAAGACGAGCTGTCCGGAGAGGTTCTGACGCTTTGCTACATGGATAAAGAGGCTATTGAGAAGACGTTTAGCGAAGGCAAGATATATGTTTACAGGCGCTCTAAGGGCAAGTTGATGATGAAGGGAGAGACGAGCGGATGTATCCAGAATCTCAGGAGGGCGTATATGGACTGCGAAGGTAATTCGCTTTTATTCGAAGTAGAGCAGATAAGGGCGGGTTGCCACGAGGGATATTTTAGCTGTTATTACCGCGAATTCGATAAGGACGGCAATGTTACGATAACCGCGGAACGTATATTCGATCCCAAGAAAGTTTACAAGGGGCAAGGTTAATGAATATGTATTATCCGGGCAAAGAAGAATTTATAAGGTTGTCTAAAAAAGGTAATCTTATACCGGTTTATAGGGAGATATTGACTGATTTCGAGACGCCTCTATCGGCTTTTAGAAAGATAGATAAAAGCGACTATTCATTTTTACTGGAATCCGTAGAGGGCGGCCAGAGGCTGGCGCGGTATTCTATATTGGGAAGCAATCCATCGCTGGTGTTTTCAAGTAAGGGCGATAATATTGTTCTTAAGGAGGGAAATCGCTCAAAGAGCTTTTCTGCCAAAGATGATCCCATAGCGGAACTGAAGAGCATTCTTACCAGGTATAAGTTTGTCGATGTTAAAGGATTGCCCCGTTTTTGCGGCGGGCTCGTAGGGTTTTTTGGTTATGACATGGTAAGGTTTATAGAAGACCTGCCGTCAAAAAATGCCGATGATCTCAAATTGCCCGATTCTTTATTTATGCTCACAGATACGCTTCTCATATTTGATCATGTCGACCATAAGATCAAAGTAGTTTCCAATGTGCATGTAACAGGTTCGCCTGCTCACGCATACACTGAAGCCTTAAAAAAGATAGACAGTATAATAGCCGACCTTAAAGGTTCGTTGCCAAAAAACGAGAGCAGCGCCATTAAAAATAAAACGCTTAGCCATACGGTAAAATCTAATGTTACAAAAAAAGAGTTCGAAGATATTGTACGTAAAACAAAAGAATATATTAGAAAGGGCGATATAATACAGGCGGTACTTTCGCAGCGGCTTAATGTGAAAATAAGCTGCCACCCTTTCCAGATATACAGGGCGTTGAGGTCGATAAATCCTTCGCCGTATATGTATTATCTGAAACTTGGGGATTTTTTCATCGTCGGTTCGTCTCCCGAGATCATGGTAAGAAGCGAGAATGGCCTTGTCGAGGTAAGGCCGATAGCGGGTACGCGCCCCAGGGGAGCTTCGGAAAAAGAAGATGAGGCGCTGATAAAAGATCTGCTGCAGGACCCGAAAGAAAGAGCCGAACATATAATGCTGGTTGATCTTGGCCGCAATGATATAGGAAGGGTATGCGAATTCAAATCCGTAAAAGTTTCGGAATTGATGACCGTAGAGAAGTATTCGCACGTTATGCATATCGTAAGCGATGTATCCGGAAGGCTTAAGAAGGGCAAGGATATATTTGATGTTATCAGGGCGACATTTCCGGCGGGCACCGTAACGGGCGCTCCGAAGGTGCGCGCTATGGAGATAATAGATGAGCTGGAAAATTTGAGGCGCGGCCCTTATGCCGGAAGTATAGGATATTTCAGTTTTTCCGGCAATCTTGATACATGCATAACGATTCGTACGATAGTGATAAAGGGTAAGACCGCTTATATACAGGCAGGGGCGGGTATCGTGGCGGATTCGAAACCGGAAAAAGAGTACCAGGAGACGCTTAATAAGGCACAGGCGCTATTGCGCGCCATTGAAATGGCGGAGAGAGGATTAGAATGATACTCGTCATAGATAATTACGACTCATTTACATATAATCTCGTCCAGTATTTAGGCGAGCTTGGCGCTAACCCGAAGGTTATTCGTAATGACAAGATTACCGTAAGCGGAGTAAAGAAGATGAAGCCGGAAAAGATACTATTATCTCCCGGGCCCGGCGAGCCTAAAGACGCGGGTATATCGGAAGACCTCATAAGGGCCGTTGGCGGAAATATACCCATATTAGGAGTATGTCTTGGCCATCAATCGATAGGCGAGGCTTTTGGCGGTAAAATAGTATCGGCGAAACGTATAATGCACGGCAAGACCTCTTTGATCTACCACAATCAAAAAGAGATATTTAAGGGCGTGAAAAATCCGTTTGAGGCAACACGGTATCATTCGTTGGTAGTTGAGCGCAAGACTCTGCCGAAAGTTTTAAGCATTATAGCCGAAACAAAAGATAAAGACAGAGAGATAATGGGCCTTAGGCATAAGGCTTATCCAATATGGGGAGTGCAGTTTCACCCGGAATCTATTCTTACGGGTGAAGGCAAGAAGATTTTGGGAAATTTTTTAAAGATATGATAAGAGAAGCGATAGGGAAGGTTACTAAGCGCGTCGATCTTGGCGAAGCCGAGACGCGCAAGGTATTCGAAGAGATAATGTCGGGCCAGGCATCCGCGGAAGAGATAGCCGGGTTTTTAAAGGCATTGCGCGAAAAGGGTGAAACCGTAGAAGAGATAACCGGCGCGGCAAAGGTTATGATCGAAAAGTCTGTACGCATAGATGCGGGCGCGGACCTTGTCGATACTTGCGGGACAGGCGGCACCGGGATCAATACTTTTAATATATCAACAACCGCGGCGTTTGTTGCGGCAGGATGCGGTGTCAAAGTCGCCAAGCATGGCAATAGGAGCGCCTCGAGTCAATGCGGCAGCGCCGATGTGCTGGAGTCTCTCGGGGTGAAGCTCGATATATCCCCGGAGATGGTACGTAATTCCATTATCGAAATAGGCATTGGTTTTATGTATGCTCCGATGTTTCACAGCGCGATGAAATACGCGGCCGAGCCGAGAAAAGAGATAGGCGGAAGGACGATATTTAATATCCTCGGGCCGCTGTCAAATCCGGCTCGAGCGTCCGGACAGGTCGTTGGCGTTTATGACGCTAAGCTTACCGAGATATTAGCGCAGGTATTAAAGAATCTGGGCTCTAAAAGGGCGTTGGTGGTATGCGGCATGGATGGGCTTGACGAAATAACGATTACGGGTAAGACTAAAATTGCCGAACTGAAAGACGGGCAGATAAAGACGTATTATATAAGCCCTGAAGAATTCGGCATGAAGAAAGGTAATATCGCGGATATTGAGGGCGGCTCTTCAAAAGAGAATGCCCGGACAACATTATCAGTGTTAAGCGGCCAACCCGGCCCGAAAAGAGATGTGGTGCTGCTAAACGCTTCAGCGGCTCTTGTAGTAGCGTCTAAGGCTAAGGATTTTAAAGAAGGCATAAAACTGGCGGGTCTCGCTATAGAATCGGGGCTCGCATTGGATAAGTTAAAGCAGTTAATAGAATTGACCAACAAAAAATGATACTATCGAGAATAATAGAGGAAAAGCGGAAAGTTGTAGATGAGGCCAAGAGGCGCAAG is part of the Candidatus Omnitrophota bacterium genome and harbors:
- a CDS encoding aminodeoxychorismate/anthranilate synthase component II, with amino-acid sequence MILVIDNYDSFTYNLVQYLGELGANPKVIRNDKITVSGVKKMKPEKILLSPGPGEPKDAGISEDLIRAVGGNIPILGVCLGHQSIGEAFGGKIVSAKRIMHGKTSLIYHNQKEIFKGVKNPFEATRYHSLVVERKTLPKVLSIIAETKDKDREIMGLRHKAYPIWGVQFHPESILTGEGKKILGNFLKI
- a CDS encoding phosphoribosyl-AMP cyclohydrolase; protein product: MIKIPKDLKFDEKGLIPAVIQDELSGEVLTLCYMDKEAIEKTFSEGKIYVYRRSKGKLMMKGETSGCIQNLRRAYMDCEGNSLLFEVEQIRAGCHEGYFSCYYREFDKDGNVTITAERIFDPKKVYKGQG
- the trpD gene encoding anthranilate phosphoribosyltransferase, yielding MIREAIGKVTKRVDLGEAETRKVFEEIMSGQASAEEIAGFLKALREKGETVEEITGAAKVMIEKSVRIDAGADLVDTCGTGGTGINTFNISTTAAFVAAGCGVKVAKHGNRSASSQCGSADVLESLGVKLDISPEMVRNSIIEIGIGFMYAPMFHSAMKYAAEPRKEIGGRTIFNILGPLSNPARASGQVVGVYDAKLTEILAQVLKNLGSKRALVVCGMDGLDEITITGKTKIAELKDGQIKTYYISPEEFGMKKGNIADIEGGSSKENARTTLSVLSGQPGPKRDVVLLNASAALVVASKAKDFKEGIKLAGLAIESGLALDKLKQLIELTNKK
- the hisF gene encoding imidazole glycerol phosphate synthase subunit HisF gives rise to the protein MLTKRIIPCLDVKDGRVVKGVNFLNLQDAGDAVENARFYDKEGADELVFLDITASHEKRKTTIELVNKVAESIFLPFTVGGGISTVDDIRNLLKAGCDKVSINTAAVKRPEFVKESSDRFGSQCIVVAVDARCKVKTRQKQLWEVYINGGRTPTGLDAVEWVKKVEKLGAGEILLTSMDYDGTKEGYDIELTRKISESVRIPVIASGGAGNLEHLYQALTQGKADAVLAASIFHYRAYSVREAKDYLKKKGANIRL
- the trpE gene encoding anthranilate synthase component I; the encoded protein is MYYPGKEEFIRLSKKGNLIPVYREILTDFETPLSAFRKIDKSDYSFLLESVEGGQRLARYSILGSNPSLVFSSKGDNIVLKEGNRSKSFSAKDDPIAELKSILTRYKFVDVKGLPRFCGGLVGFFGYDMVRFIEDLPSKNADDLKLPDSLFMLTDTLLIFDHVDHKIKVVSNVHVTGSPAHAYTEALKKIDSIIADLKGSLPKNESSAIKNKTLSHTVKSNVTKKEFEDIVRKTKEYIRKGDIIQAVLSQRLNVKISCHPFQIYRALRSINPSPYMYYLKLGDFFIVGSSPEIMVRSENGLVEVRPIAGTRPRGASEKEDEALIKDLLQDPKERAEHIMLVDLGRNDIGRVCEFKSVKVSELMTVEKYSHVMHIVSDVSGRLKKGKDIFDVIRATFPAGTVTGAPKVRAMEIIDELENLRRGPYAGSIGYFSFSGNLDTCITIRTIVIKGKTAYIQAGAGIVADSKPEKEYQETLNKAQALLRAIEMAERGLE